Below is a genomic region from Planctomycetia bacterium.
CAACCGATAACCGTTCCCTGGTTTTCAGCAACTGCTTCAGCGTACCACCATTTACATACTCCATCACCAGGAAGCGCAAGCCTTGAATCTTTCCCATGCCGTAGCATCGCACGATGTTGGTGTGATGCAGTTTGGAAAGCACACTCGCTTCACGCTTGAACCGCGAAATAATGGATGCATCCTGGGCATACCGAAGGGATAACACTTTCAGTGCTACCTCACGCTGCTCACTGGTGTGCCTGGCATGAAACACCGAACCCATGGTGCCTTTACCCAGGCGTGAAAGAATTTCATAGCCCCCCAGTTGCAGTCCAGTACACTCGTTATCCAGACGAGCGTACCATTCCTGCAAGGTTTCCGCAACAGGCACACCCAGACTGCCTGTATCTTGTTGAATAACATCAAGATCAGGATGCGTTTCTTTATGGCCAACCAGTTCAGAAGTTGTCTCTTGAACAGTTTGAGCGGGAACTTCTTTAACGTTGACCGTTACCGTACTTTCGGTAAGGTTCTGACGAGACGACGGGACAGCGGCCATGGGAGTCCCTCCTGTTGCAGGATGCTCATACTATGATCTGACTATATCAAAGCGAAAACGGAATATCTAAACCGACATCAGGCACATAAAATCGGAAGGAATGATAAAGTGATTATACCCGGAGTTCATCTGTCGGCCATTTTTTCATTGTAAAATGTCAAAAATTTCTGCCTCTTATTTGCCTTTACCAACCCTACAATGCTCACATGAAAATACTCATGATGGGCACAGGTGTCTTTGCTGAACCAACTTTCTCAGCATTACTGAAAAGCAGACACACTCTTCTCGGTCTGGTCACCAACCCTGACCGCCCCAGTGGCAAAGATCGCGAGATGGAACGAGGCATCAAAAAGCTTGCAGTAGATGCTGGCTTGCCTGTCTATCAGCCTCTCAACATCAATACTCCTGAAGCTGTCACTTATCTGCGGACACATTTCGCAGCCGATATTTATGTAGTGGCAGCCTACGGCCAGCTTCTGTCCAAAGATGTGTTGAGCATCCCTGCACGAGGCGGCATCAATGTACACTCGTCACTGCTACCGAAGTACCGTGGGGCAGCGCCCATTGCCTGGGCTATCTATCATGGTGATACACAAACGGGAGTCACCATCATCCGCATGACGCCACGCATGGATGCTGGTGAAATGCTGGCACAGGCGACGGAAACCATTCATGCTGATGATACCGCAGGCACGCTCGAAGCACGGCTCGCCAAGCTGGGTGCATCACTCGCTCTGAGTGTACTGGAGCAGATAGAGCAGGGTACCGAGCAAGGCATCCCTCAGGATATGAAACTGGTCACCAAAGCGCCCAAGCTCAGCAAAGAGATGGCACTGATTGACTTCAACCGTACTGCCAGCCAGGTTGATTGCCAGATACGCGCCTTCCAACCCTGGCCTAATCCCTACACCTATTGGCATCGCAGTTCAGGACAGCCACTCAGGCTGATCGTCCTCCGCGCCACGCCAGACGCATCTCAACAAACCGAAAAAGCCCCAGGCGAAGTAATCCAAGTCGGGCCCAACCAGTTAAGCATTGCCTGTGGACAAGGCACCGTGCTGAATCTGCTCACCATCCAACCCAGCGGAAAAAAAGAACAACCCGTCTCTGAGTTCATACGGGGTTACCGAGTGCAGGTGGGAGATCGATTAGGAAGCGAAGCAAACAAATAACTTGACCGTAAATCGTTTTTAGCTCCGAAGGAGCCACCGATATTAGCCTGGCCCGGAAGGGCCAGGTGAGAAGTTGAAAAAGGACAAAGCTCCGGAGGAGCGCTCGAAGTTTCGAGCGCTCCTCCGGAGCTTTACTGATTATGTCATTCTAGTTCCAGGCCCTACCGGGCCTGGCTATTACCGGTCGCTCCGATGGAGCCAAAAACGTGATTCGTCGAATTCGTTTAAACTACGACTTATAATTATTTGGGAACAACCACACCCTTCAGCACCTGGTAGAGCCGTCGATACTTCTCATACCCCTCTTCATAACTCAGCCGGCTGGATAGTTGTGGCTCGATGTTGCTTTCAAACCTGACCATCTCCCCCGCTGCCTGTTCAAGGCTTGCAAACTCTCCAGTATGCACAGCAGCTACCATCGCTGAACCCAACGCACACGCTTCCGTTTCAGAAGGCACTGCTACTGGAACCTGGCATACATCGGCATGGATCTGCAGCCAGAGTTTGCTCTTGGCTCCACCACCACCGGCAATCAGTTGCGTGATAGGCAAACCATGATGGGCCAGGTCTTCCAGAATATGCCGGGTACCATAGGCGGTTCCTTCGTAAATGCTGCGGAGCATGTGGCCTGCACTATGTGAAAGCGTTAATCCCCACCAGGTGCCCCGGCTCAATGGATCTTTCAACGGCGTGCGAGCGCCTTGCCAGTGTTCCAAACATACCAGACCATCGCAACCGGGTGCAACTTTTTCCGCCTTCTGATCAAGCAGTGCATACACAGGGATACCCAGTTGAGCAGCTTCCTTTTCTTCCTTCCCTGCAAAGTGCTCACGGTACCAGTTCACAATCGAACCCGTTGCGGTTTGACCTCCTTCGAGCGTATATAACCCCGGACGGATGGCGTCAGCATAGCAGCCCAGCATCCCGGTTCCCAGCAAAGGCTGATCAGCATTCACCAGATGACACGTGCTCGAACCCATGATCATCGCCAGCTTGCCAGGTGCCACAGCTCCCAGACCAATCATGCCGGCATAGGCATCAATGCCACCCTGAGCAATCGGTGTGCCTGCCTTGAGTCCAATAGCCTCCGCTGCTGCAGCAGAAAGTTTGCCTGTGCCCGCACCATAGGGAACCACTTCGCTTGGCCACTTGTCGTACAAATCTTCGAGATCAACCGCCTGCAACAACGCTTTGCTCCAGCCACCTTCAGGCGCTACATAGTTCCATTTCACTGCGACATGGTTCAGCGATAACGTCCAGTTCCCTGTCAGTTGGTACATCAGCCAATCAGTGCATTCCACCACATGCCTGGCTGCATCGTAACTGGCTCGTTCGTTCTGCTTCAGCCAGAGTGCCTTAGGCAACATCCATTCAGGTGAAACGATGTTCGAAACCCATCGCAGTGAATCGTCCTGCGTCTGCGTAATGGCTTGTGCCTGGGCGTGGCTACGCTGATCCATCCACAAGAGTGCAGGGCGGACCGGCAAACCCGCTGCATCCACCGCCAGCACTGTGCAGGCTGTGCTGTCCAGACCAATCGCTACGATATCTTCTGCCTGACATTTCGCATCACTGATGGCCTGCGGGATGGCAGTGCAGATGCCTTTCCACCAGTCGAGAGGCTGCTGTTCCGCCCAGCCTGGCTTGGGATACGTTGTTTCAAGCGGCGCCGTCCCACTGCCATGACGTTTGCCCTGGCTGTCGAACAGCACTGCTCTCACGCTTTGCGTACCGATATCCAATCCGAGAAAAAGTCTCATCGAATGCCTCGTCTCATTTCAACTGTTCCTTTATCAAGGAAGACATGGTAACTTGCAAGAGGCTAGATGGAAGTTTCCGGTGCGGGACGGGTGCCACGGTTTGCGTGTACTCACGCTAACCGTGCCAATTCACCGCACAGTTACTTTTACGGACTTACTTCGCTCGAAGATTCCGGTGCAATATGCAGCAGAACAAGCGCTCAAAGTGGTATCGTCGCGGGTGGGTCATCCTGACTGGGGTGGTAATCGTCGTTGGCTTGCTCATGCTGGCTTTCCGATTTGTACACGAATGGCGCGTGGATCGCGAACTGGCGCAACTACTGTCCGAACTCGATCAAAAAGACCCGAACTGGAAATTTGAAAAATGGAACGAGCGACAGCCTGTATTGAACGACAATGAAAACCTGGCCTTCCTTGCCCTTAACATGAAATCCAAAGTCGCTCCGGAACCCATTGATTTTTCTGAAATCTTCTTCCATTTCGAAGAACAACCAGCCAGGCAACTCAATGCCGACCAGATCAGCATGCTGCAATCCATGCTGATTGGTTGCAAGGAACTGCCTGCAGAGATGCAAACTCTGTTACAGGCGAAAACTGGAACATTTCCTTTCCCCGATCATCGCCAGCCCAATTTCAAGGTTCTGTTTCAGAATTACGGCAGACAGCAGGATATCCGCACCGCTGCCTATATCCTCCAGCGACAGTCGATGCTCTGGTCCCAGGAGAAGAAACATGCCGAGGCTGTTGATGCTTGCCGAGCCATACTGCATCTGGCACGAGCTTTGGAACATGAACCGGGGCTGGTGAATAATCTTGTGGCCATGGCTATGCATTCCTATGCAGTCAGCGCACTGGAACGCACACTTGCCATGACGGATCAACCACTTCCGACCAAAGCCCTGGAACAACTGCAGCAACGGCTGCTGGAAGAATCACAGGAGCCGTTATTCCGAAGGGCCATCGTCGGTGAGCGGGCCATTATTGATCGTTATCTGCGTGAAGTTGCCGAAGGACGATACAGCCATCAAGAACTCGTTCGCATGTTTACGCCCCCCTGGAATAGAAACAACAACTGGTTTTCCTGGCAGTACATCGTCGACAAATGGCGGGAATGGACCAGAACCTCTCCACTGGGTTATCTTCCTGAAGAGCGTCTGAACCTCCTTCGCCATTGCGAAAAAGTGCTTGCTATTGTTGATGGAGCTTCCCCTAACTCACTTGAGGAAATCATGGCCTTGGATACAGAGGTCAAACAGAACCCCGGCGCGGTTAGTTCGCTGATGGGAGGTGCTGTTTCCAAAGTCTTCGGTGCCGACATCAAACGTCAAACCCTTTTGAAAATGGGAGCTGCACTACTCGCCGCTGAACGCTATCGGCTCGCCACTGGAAAAGTTCCCACCGGCTGGAATGACCTGGTTCCGTCTTTCTTCCCTGCCATTCCCATTGATCCCTACGATCAAAAGCCCGTCCGCTGGAAGAACACCGACCAGGGTTTCATGCTTTACTCGGTCTGGATGGACCAGAAAGATGATGGCGGCCGCATCCGTCACGATGGCCTCATGATGACGTCAGCGAGTGACTTTGGTGTGGAGTTCTTCGCACCCGCCCACCGCCGGCAGCCGCCAACACCTGCCAAAGTGGTTGCAGACCTGACTGCACCGGCTAACGACAAGGAAAAATTCTTTGCTGCTGCTCGCGCTGGCGATGTCGAAGCTGTCAAAACACTGCTCGATGCCGGCCTGGATGTAAACACCAAAACAGAATACGGGGCCACCGCTCTCTGCTTTGCAGCGGAACGGGGACATCTCGAACTGATGAAGCTGCTGCTTGATCGCCAGATCGATCTGAAAGCCAAGGATACCTTCTACTCCGCTGATGCCATCACCTGGGCAGCCATGAAAGATCAGCACGAAGCCGTTGCCTTGCTGCTCAAATCGGGAGCCACCGGAGAAACCTCATTGCTCTCCCAGGCCATCTTCGGCAACAAGCCGAAAATGGTCGCTGCCATCCTCTCTACAGGCCGCATCAAGCAGGAATCACTCGACAGCTCTCTGGCCTCGCTCGATCCGAAGAAAACCGAAATCGCCAAGCTGTTAGCCGATGCAGGCGCCAAGGCCAAGCCCAAAGAACCTAAAGCAGAAGAGAAGAAAACCGCAGCAACTCCGCCTTCCAAAACCGATGACACACCCAAGCCGCTGGAAACTGTTGTCGAACCAACAGGCAGGGCAAATGAACCCCGCAACTGGCCAGGCTTCCGTGGCGAAAGCAATGCCGGCGTGGTCGATGGTCAGTTTCCGCCCACGTCCTGGAATTCCAAAACCGGCAAGCACCTGGCTTGGAAAACTCCCATCCCCGGCCTCGGGCTTTCCTGCCCGGTGGTGTGGGGGAACCAGCTTTTTGTGACCACTGCTATCAACCTCGACAGTCCCAAGCCCTCACTTCGCATCGGTCAATATGGCGACGTCGATTCGGTCGCTGAATCTTCACCTCACGTCTGGAAGGTTTATTGCCTCGATGCCACTACAGGCAATGTGCTCTGGGAACAAACTTCCTGCACCGGAGTGCCCAAAACGAAAAGGCACATGAAGTCGAGCCATGCGAACGCCACGCCCGCTACCGATGGCAGGCACGTTGTCGTCAACTTCGGCTCCGAAGGATTGTACTGCTACTCCATGGATGGCCGGTTGCTCTGGAAAAACCAACTGGGCAAACTCGGCTCAGGCTGGTTCTTCAATCCCGATTACGAGTGGGGCTTCGGCAGTTCGCCCATCATCTTTGGCGACAATGTCATCGTGCAGTGCGACATCGGCAAGAATTCCTTCATCGCTGCCTACTCGTTGCAGGATGGCTCCACCATGTGGCAAACGCCACGGGATGAAATTCCCTCCTGGTGCAGTCCCA
It encodes:
- a CDS encoding PQQ-binding-like beta-propeller repeat protein: MQQNKRSKWYRRGWVILTGVVIVVGLLMLAFRFVHEWRVDRELAQLLSELDQKDPNWKFEKWNERQPVLNDNENLAFLALNMKSKVAPEPIDFSEIFFHFEEQPARQLNADQISMLQSMLIGCKELPAEMQTLLQAKTGTFPFPDHRQPNFKVLFQNYGRQQDIRTAAYILQRQSMLWSQEKKHAEAVDACRAILHLARALEHEPGLVNNLVAMAMHSYAVSALERTLAMTDQPLPTKALEQLQQRLLEESQEPLFRRAIVGERAIIDRYLREVAEGRYSHQELVRMFTPPWNRNNNWFSWQYIVDKWREWTRTSPLGYLPEERLNLLRHCEKVLAIVDGASPNSLEEIMALDTEVKQNPGAVSSLMGGAVSKVFGADIKRQTLLKMGAALLAAERYRLATGKVPTGWNDLVPSFFPAIPIDPYDQKPVRWKNTDQGFMLYSVWMDQKDDGGRIRHDGLMMTSASDFGVEFFAPAHRRQPPTPAKVVADLTAPANDKEKFFAAARAGDVEAVKTLLDAGLDVNTKTEYGATALCFAAERGHLELMKLLLDRQIDLKAKDTFYSADAITWAAMKDQHEAVALLLKSGATGETSLLSQAIFGNKPKMVAAILSTGRIKQESLDSSLASLDPKKTEIAKLLADAGAKAKPKEPKAEEKKTAATPPSKTDDTPKPLETVVEPTGRANEPRNWPGFRGESNAGVVDGQFPPTSWNSKTGKHLAWKTPIPGLGLSCPVVWGNQLFVTTAINLDSPKPSLRIGQYGDVDSVAESSPHVWKVYCLDATTGNVLWEQTSCTGVPKTKRHMKSSHANATPATDGRHVVVNFGSEGLYCYSMDGRLLWKNQLGKLGSGWFFNPDYEWGFGSSPIIFGDNVIVQCDIGKNSFIAAYSLQDGSTMWQTPRDEIPSWCSPTVVYPEKGKPELVTVATKFARGYDPYSGEELWKLGKFSEIAVPTPFYAKGLIYLTTGYRPIQPIFAVKPGARGDITLEKGKEINDWIAWSKTRGGPYLPTPLVYGDHLYVCSNNGVLSCYEASTGKVIYQKRLGGANGYTASLVAADGRIYCTDEEGLVRVVKAGPEFQLLALNPLDEECLCHPAISNGTIFFRTRSQVQAFRLPPISK
- a CDS encoding methionyl-tRNA formyltransferase, which gives rise to MMGTGVFAEPTFSALLKSRHTLLGLVTNPDRPSGKDREMERGIKKLAVDAGLPVYQPLNINTPEAVTYLRTHFAADIYVVAAYGQLLSKDVLSIPARGGINVHSSLLPKYRGAAPIAWAIYHGDTQTGVTIIRMTPRMDAGEMLAQATETIHADDTAGTLEARLAKLGASLALSVLEQIEQGTEQGIPQDMKLVTKAPKLSKEMALIDFNRTASQVDCQIRAFQPWPNPYTYWHRSSGQPLRLIVLRATPDASQQTEKAPGEVIQVGPNQLSIACGQGTVLNLLTIQPSGKKEQPVSEFIRGYRVQVGDRLGSEANK